GAAATGACAATGAACCCTGATCAGTACCATGAAGATGCGGTATCTTCAGTAATCAGCAATACTGATAGTTACAGTGATCAGGCAGTAAAGAAAGTAATTACGAAGCAAGACCTGTGGAAAATTGGCTTCCGTGGTCTTTTGATGGAAGGTAACTTTAACTTTAACCGTATGCAGGCGGGTGGTTTCTGTTACTCAATCAGCCCAGCATTGAAAAAGATCCACCAAAATCCAGAAGACCTTAAGAAGGCGTTAAAGAACAATTTACAGTTCTACAATGCAAACCCTAAGATGTTTACCTTGCCTCTAGGTCTAGCGATTGCGATGGAAGAGAGCAAAGAAAAACCATCAACAATTGCGTCGGTAAAAGCGGCGACAATGGGTTCAGTATCGGGTGTGGGTGATGCACTAGACCACTCGGTGATGTTACCGCTAACACTTGCTATTGGTAGTTCGATTGCTTTGCAGGGCAACCCACTAGGTGTTTTGGTCTTCTTTGTCCTTTACCAAGCATACCGTATTCCAATGTACTTCTGGTTGCTATTCCTTGGTTACAACGCAGGTGTATCTGCGCTTGAGAAACTGTCTGACCAAGCGGAAAAACTAGGTCGCGCTGCAAACATCGTCGGTCTTGGCGTTATTGGTTCGATGGTTGCAAAATATGTAAAAGTTTCAACGGTGATTGAGCTTGAAGCGGGCGCTGCTGATATTAGTTTACAAACAGGCATGCTAGATAAATTAATGCCTAACCTACTGCCAATGGCACTTGTATGGTTGATGTACTACCTAGTGAAAAAAGGTAAATCTCCAACAGCACTTATTTTCGGTATCCTATTTGCTGGTGTAAGTGGTCATTTGGTCGGTATTTTCTAATAAAGGTTTATTATGATTGGTATTATTGTTTCCGGGCATATTAATTTCGCAACCGGCATGCAATCTGCTGTTGAAGCAATTGTTGGTGAGCAAGATTCTTTAGAATTTATTGATTTTGTGCCAACAATGACAACAGAACAATTAGAAGAACAAATGCTGTCTTCAATTGAAAAAATGAACGATGGGTCAGGGGTTCTTATTCTGACAGACGTTCCTGGTGGTTCTCCTTGTAACCGTGGTGTAGCTATTATGCTCAATCGCAGTGATGTCAAAGTCGTTGCGGGTTGTAACTTGCCAATGATTACAAACGCTTGTTTTGAGCGTGACGGTGTTTCACTAGCAGAGTTAACTGAGATTGTTTGCGAGATTGGCGCTCAGTCAATGAAAGATATGGCGAAAGAAATCGCCATGTTAGAGAATAACAATTCAGATTCATTCGAAGACGAATTATAAATAATATTTAGCTCCTAATTTAGATTAACGGCACTACTAAATTTAATTCAATATAACTCCCCCTTTTATTGGATTTGTTTAGTCAGGTTAGTAGTGCCTTTTTTTATAAGAATTATATTTCCTCACGAATTTTTACATCTATTTCCTACAAGGTAATTAGATGTAATAAGGCTAATACATGAATAATGGTCAAATCTTAGAACAAATGAAGCGAGTATACAGCTGGCAGCGAGATAATCGCACCCGCTTTGTTACTCGTAGTACTGGCAAAAAACGCTTTTTAAAAGCGACTGATTGGGAACGTGGTGTATTTTGGTTATCGGTTGCGCAGGCATGGCAAG
The genomic region above belongs to Vibrio ponticus and contains:
- a CDS encoding PTS system mannose/fructose/sorbose family transporter subunit IID — its product is MNSNAEMTMNPDQYHEDAVSSVISNTDSYSDQAVKKVITKQDLWKIGFRGLLMEGNFNFNRMQAGGFCYSISPALKKIHQNPEDLKKALKNNLQFYNANPKMFTLPLGLAIAMEESKEKPSTIASVKAATMGSVSGVGDALDHSVMLPLTLAIGSSIALQGNPLGVLVFFVLYQAYRIPMYFWLLFLGYNAGVSALEKLSDQAEKLGRAANIVGLGVIGSMVAKYVKVSTVIELEAGAADISLQTGMLDKLMPNLLPMALVWLMYYLVKKGKSPTALIFGILFAGVSGHLVGIF
- the agaF gene encoding PTS galactosamine/N-acetylgalactosamine transporter subunit IIA, which codes for MIGIIVSGHINFATGMQSAVEAIVGEQDSLEFIDFVPTMTTEQLEEQMLSSIEKMNDGSGVLILTDVPGGSPCNRGVAIMLNRSDVKVVAGCNLPMITNACFERDGVSLAELTEIVCEIGAQSMKDMAKEIAMLENNNSDSFEDEL